AGCTCTGCGGATATGGGAAGAAAGAGCATAGATTGCGCTGCCTTCCAAACCGTATCCACTTATCACAAAATCGCCCTGAACCTGGTCGGGGCCAAAGCTTAAAATAGTATTCTTAATTGGTTCACCTGCATTACGTTCCTTGAAGTGATCAGACCAGTTCACCTCGAAGCCACAGTTAGATGGCTGAAATTCAGTGGTATTTGCGCCATGTTGTTGGAGTTGCGGAAACCAACTGCCATCAGCACCAAGTTTAGGCCAACTGCTACCGCCAAGCGCGAGAATAGTAGCTTTTGCCTTTACATATTGGGGGGCTTCACTGGTGTTAAAATGGAGTGCTCCGTCGTTCCAGCCCTGCCAATGACAGCGTGTGTGAAGTGTCGTACCAAGGTTTTCCAGTTTTTTTAGCCACGCGCGTAGAAGTGGGGAGGCCTTCATAACCTTTGGGAACACTCTACCAGAGGAGCCAACGAAGGTTTCTGTACCCAGTTCGTCAGCCCAAACTCTCATATCACTGGGGGTAAAAGCTTTAATTGCAAGTTTAATTTCTTCTGAGCCTTCTGAATAGCGTGTTAGAAATTTTTCTAGTGGCTCGCCGTGAGTGATATTAAGGCCAGACTTCCCAGCCATAAGGAATTTGCGGGCTGGCGTAGGCATGCGTTCAAAAATATGCGGTTTAAAGCCAACTTCAGCACAAACTTCTGCCGCCATAAGGCCTGCTGGGCCGCCGCCAATAATAGCAATTTCGACTTCACTTGGCAGCGACGGCATTTCTGTTTCCTGTCATTAGGGTGCGTTCAGGCGCACCCTAATGTTTTTGCTTTCAGGCAGCAAGTGTTTGCTTATTCGGTCCTGAGTGCATCAATCGGATCAAGTTGGGATGCTCGACGGGCAGGGTAGAAACCAAAAAAAACGCCCACAAAGGCGGCTGCCCCAACAGCTATCAAAATTGTGGTACTTTTGATGAGTACAGGCCATTCGCCAAGTGAACCAATAAGCTCTGTTAGACCAAAGCCAATGCCAATACCAATCACACTGCCTACAAGGCAGAGTACAACAGATTCCACTAGGAACTGATTTAGAATATCAATGCCCCTCGCACCTACAGCCATCCTGAGGCCAATTTCTTTGGTACGTTCCGTTACCGATACCAGCATGATGTTCATGATGCCGATGCCGCCAACTACGAGAGAAATCGCAGCGGTCGCAGCAAGTAAAACGCCCAGTGTTCGTTGGGTAGCTGAACGAGCTTCAATAAACTCAGATAGATTTCTTACCGAAAAATTATCTTCTGAACCCGGTGAGATTTTGCGTTTGTCTCGCATCACATATTTAATTTCTTCTTCAGCTTCAGAGATATCAAACCCCGGATCGACCGTAAGAGATATTGAGCCAACAGAATTAACGGAAGCGCTAGATCTACGACCGCTTACCCGCATTCGGTGAGTTGAAATAGGCACCATGACAATATCATCCTGGTCTT
This DNA window, taken from Kordiimonas sp. SCSIO 12603, encodes the following:
- a CDS encoding TIGR03862 family flavoprotein, whose amino-acid sequence is MPSLPSEVEIAIIGGGPAGLMAAEVCAEVGFKPHIFERMPTPARKFLMAGKSGLNITHGEPLEKFLTRYSEGSEEIKLAIKAFTPSDMRVWADELGTETFVGSSGRVFPKVMKASPLLRAWLKKLENLGTTLHTRCHWQGWNDGALHFNTSEAPQYVKAKATILALGGSSWPKLGADGSWFPQLQQHGANTTEFQPSNCGFEVNWSDHFKERNAGEPIKNTILSFGPDQVQGDFVISGYGLEGSAIYALSSHIRRAITSSAQPAVLTLDLTPDRSLERLRASLSKPKGKKSFSTHLKRTTGLSGVKAALIRECLDETTRNDPALLAAAIKALPIQLEAPRPIEEAISTAGGVMWNSVDKDLMLKAIPGTFCAGEMLDWDAPTGGYLLTACMAQGRQAAHGAIKYLKSNS
- a CDS encoding ABC transporter permease, encoding MSIIKCFQIAFIALRLNALRSLLTMLGIIIGIASVIVMVSISDGAQQQIDERINSLGTNMLMVRPGSSFFGGRRGGAGSAPPMTETDVSVLKELNFVEGVSGYLRSSGAMVFSGTNWQAEVAGIHPDYIDVRQWEIEEGRNFTEREVKTGGKVALVGQTIINELFSGNDPIGQRFRIKNIPFTVVGTLKGKGQSSWGQDQDDIVMVPISTHRMRVSGRRSSASVNSVGSISLTVDPGFDISEAEEEIKYVMRDKRKISPGSEDNFSVRNLSEFIEARSATQRTLGVLLAATAAISLVVGGIGIMNIMLVSVTERTKEIGLRMAVGARGIDILNQFLVESVVLCLVGSVIGIGIGFGLTELIGSLGEWPVLIKSTTILIAVGAAAFVGVFFGFYPARRASQLDPIDALRTE